The following DNA comes from Longimicrobiaceae bacterium.
AGCGCGACCCGCGCGTCGCCCGCGTCGCGGCGGCCACTCGCCAGCACCAGCGGGTAGGGCGGGGCCATTACCGCCGCGAGCGCGAGCCCCGCCCGGTCGCGCACCGTGGCGAAGTACGGCGGCAGCGCTGCCGCGGGTACCGAGCGCAGCCCCGCCGCCACCCCGAGGATCAGGCCGTGGAGCGGCTCGTCCTGCTCCAGCTCCGGCCGGGCGTCGTCGAGGAACGCGTCGGCGCCGGGGTGCCGGACGAGCCGGAGGGTGCGCTCGGGCGTCATGGAGGGGACGGACATCGGGGTTCGGAGGCCAGGGTTGGAGGTCAGACCACGCGTGTCTTCCAGCGCCCGCGGCGGAACATCAGCGCGCTCGCCACGGCCAGGGTCGAGAAGGCGATGGTGATGGACAGGAACACCCCGCGCGGCCCCAGCCCCAGCGGGACGGCGAGCACGTACGCCAGCGGGATCTCCCAGAGCCAGAACACGAACAGGTTGAGCACGGTGGGCGTCCAGGTGTCGCCCGCGCCGTTGAACGACTGGGTGAGCACCATCCCGTAGGCGTAGAACAGGAACCCCGCGGCCACGATGCGCAGGCAGTCGGCGCCGTAGGGGATGATCGCCGGATCGTCGGTGAAGAGGCGCACCAGCGGGTCGGCGAAGAGCACGAAGGCCAGCCCCACCGTCCCCAGGAAGCACAGGTTGTAGAAGCCGGCCTTCCACACCGCCTGCTCGGCGCGCTCGGGCTTCCCGGCCCCCAGCGCCTGCCCCACCATGGTCGCCGCGGCGCTGCTCATCCCGAACGAGGGGAGGAGGGCGAAGAGGACGATGCGGATGCCGATGGTGTACCCCGCCAGCGCCGCGCTCCCGAAGGTGGAGATGATGCGCACCAGCCCGATCCAGCTCGCCGTGCCGACCAGCACCTGGAAGGCGCCGGAGGCGGAAAGGCGCACGATGCGGGCGAGGAGCTCCGGCTGCAGCGCCAGGTGCCGCCGCCCGACGGTGATGCGCCCGCCGGGGCGGACCAGGTACGAGAGCGCGAGGAGGGCCCCGGTCCCGCGCCCGATGGTGGTGGCCACCGCGGCGCCGGTGACCCCCATCTCCGGGAAGGGCCCCGGCCCGAAGATGAAGCAGGGGGTCAGGGCGATGTTGATGAGGTTGGCGATCCAGAGCACGCGCATTGCGACGGCCGCGTCGCCCGCCCCGCGGAAGATGGCGTTGACCAGGAAGAGGAGCAGGATCGCCGCGTTCCCGCCCAGCATCACGCGGGTGAACGCGGTCCCCTGCTCGATCACCCCGGGCGAGGCGCCCATCAGCGCCAGGAGCCGCGGCGCCAGGGCCACCCCGGCCACGCCGATCACCAGCGACAGCCCCAGCCCCAGGAGGATGGCCTGCACCGCCGCGCGGGCGGCGCCGTCCGGGTCGCCCTCGCCGATGCGCCGCGCCACCGTGGCCGTCGCGCCGATCCCCAGCCCCATCGCCACCGTGTACACCAGCGCCAGCATGGCCTCGGTGAGCCCCACGGTCGCCACGGCGTCCGCGCCCAGCTTGGCGACGAAGAAGACGTCCGCCACGGCGAAGATGCTCTCCATGAGCATCTCCAGGATCATGGGGACGGAGAGCACCAGGACGCTCCGGCCCACGGGGCCCTGCGTGTAGTCGCGCTGCGAGCCGCGCAGCGCCTCGCGCACGGCGCTCCAGAGCCCGGTGTCTTCGGGCGGGGGCGCCGGCGGCTCTACCGGCGGGGGTGCGGGGGTGGGGGGGGCTTCCACGGTGCGGCGACGGACGGGTGAGAAGCACGGTCCGGCGGAGAGGCCGGCACGAGCCCTCCAATATCTGGCGCGGGGTGGGAGAGGTCCAGAGCGGCGGACGCGGGCGCTCCCCGGGCGCCCCGTTCACCCCCCCCGCCGCGCCGCGTGCTCCCGCAGGTAGAAGGCGGCGGCCTCGGTGCGGTTCCGCACGTTCAACTTCAGGTACAGGTTCTGGAGGTGGAACTTCACCGTGTTGTCGCTCACCCGCAGGCGCTGGGCGATCTGCGCGTTGGTGAGCCCCTCGGCCACCAGCGCCAGGATCTCCTTCTCGCGCTCCGTGATCTGCCCCGGCTCCTGGGGGCGCCGCCGCGCAGGAGCCAGCGCCGCGCGGCCAGCGGGAAGACCAGGTGCCCGCGGTGTACCTGGCGGATGGAGGCCACCGTCTGCTGCGGCGGCTCCGTCTTGAGCGCGAACCCCGCCGCGCCTCCCTCCAGCGCCGCGCGCATGGACTCGCCGTCGCTGTACGCGGTGAGCACCAGCACCCGCACCCGGGGGTGCCGCTCGCGGATCAGCTCCAGGCAGCGGAGGCCGCCCAGCTCCCCCATCTCCAGGTCCAGCACCGCCACGTCGGGCGCGTGGCGGCGCACCGCCTCCAGGAGCTGCTCGCCCGTGGTGGCCGTCGCCACCACCTGCAGGTCGCCCTCCGCCTCGATCAGCGAGCGCAGCCCCTCCAGCACCAGCTCGTGGTCGTCGGCCAGGACGATGCGGATGGTGCTCATGGGGCGGGCGGCTCCAGCGGGACCTCCACGGCGACCGTCGCCCCGCGGCCCGGGGCGCTGCGGATGCGGAACGTCCCGCCGATCATCTCCACCCGGTCGCGCATCCCCTGGAGCCCGAAGTGCTTCTCCGGCACCGGGGCCCGCGAGTCGAAGCCGTGGCCGTTGTCGGCGATGCTCATGCGCAGGTGCGGCTCCCCGCCGCGCCGGACCCGGCGCAGGCGCACCTGTACGCGGTCCGCGCCGCCGTGGCGGTAGGCGTTGGAGAGCCCCTCCTGGAGGACGCGGTAGAGCCCGATCTTCACCGGGAGGGCGATGCGGGGGATGGAGCCGCGCACCTCCAGGTCGATGCGCGTGTCCGTCATGGACTCGTGCTGCAGGGCGAGCCCCTCCAGGAGCGTCACCAGCTCGCGCGCCTCGAACTCCGGCGGGCGGAAGGCGCCGATGAAGGAGCGCACCTCGTTCAGCCCGCCCTCCAGGAGCGAGCGGATCCGGCCCAGCCGGTCCTGCACCTCGCCGCCCAGCGGCCCGGACCCCTCCAGGGCGCGCCGGAGGAGGTCGAGCTGCGAGAGCGCGGCGTACATGTGCTGCACCGGCCCGTCGTGGATGTCCAGGAGGATGCGCTGCAGCTCGCGCTCCGTGACCTGCATCATCCGGCGCGACGCGTCGATCTCGCGCTGTCCCTGCTCCGGCGGGGCCGGTCGTGTCGCGGGTGTCATCCCCTCCTCCGGATCATCAGGGCGTCCGCCGCGTCCCGCACGGCGGGGTGGACGAGCGAGAGCGGTTCCGGCTCCCCCCAGCGCAGGGCGCCCTCCGCGACCCGGTCCGGGAAGAGGGTCACCGCGTGCCACTCCCCCCCCATGGAGGACCACCAGCGGATCCCCGCCCGCCCCCGCGCGTGGAGGGCGTCCGCCACGCCGCGGGTGGTCTCGCGGGAGCGCGCCGCCACCTGGTCCGGCCGGATCCCGTGCTCCAGAAGCACGGCGGGGTCGCACAGGTCCGCCACCCGCGCTGCCAGGTCGGGGGCGAGATCCACCGCCACCAGCGCCAGGGTCCGCCCGAACTCGGCGAGGTCCCACGGCTCCAGCTCCTGCCCCCGGAAGCGCTGGATCTTCTCGGCCACGGCGTGCCCGGGGGACTCGGCCAGGTACAGGACCGGGGTGGAGGGGAGGTCGAAGCGCCCGCTCCCCTGCGCCCGGGGGATGAAGGCGGCGGAGAAGGGCTCCCCCGGGGCCGCCGCGGGGTCCCAGGGAA
Coding sequences within:
- a CDS encoding MATE family efflux transporter, producing the protein MREALRGSQRDYTQGPVGRSVLVLSVPMILEMLMESIFAVADVFFVAKLGADAVATVGLTEAMLALVYTVAMGLGIGATATVARRIGEGDPDGAARAAVQAILLGLGLSLVIGVAGVALAPRLLALMGASPGVIEQGTAFTRVMLGGNAAILLLFLVNAIFRGAGDAAVAMRVLWIANLINIALTPCFIFGPGPFPEMGVTGAAVATTIGRGTGALLALSYLVRPGGRITVGRRHLALQPELLARIVRLSASGAFQVLVGTASWIGLVRIISTFGSAALAGYTIGIRIVLFALLPSFGMSSAAATMVGQALGAGKPERAEQAVWKAGFYNLCFLGTVGLAFVLFADPLVRLFTDDPAIIPYGADCLRIVAAGFLFYAYGMVLTQSFNGAGDTWTPTVLNLFVFWLWEIPLAYVLAVPLGLGPRGVFLSITIAFSTLAVASALMFRRGRWKTRVV
- a CDS encoding LuxR C-terminal-related transcriptional regulator encodes the protein MAEGLTNAQIAQRLRVSDNTVKFHLQNLYLKLNVRNRTEAAAFYLREHAARRGG
- a CDS encoding response regulator transcription factor; translation: MSTIRIVLADDHELVLEGLRSLIEAEGDLQVVATATTGEQLLEAVRRHAPDVAVLDLEMGELGGLRCLELIRERHPRVRVLVLTAYSDGESMRAALEGGAAGFALKTEPPQQTVASIRQVHRGHLVFPLAARRWLLRGGAPRSRGRSRSARRRSWRWWPRGSPTRRSPSACG
- a CDS encoding sensor histidine kinase — protein: MTPATRPAPPEQGQREIDASRRMMQVTERELQRILLDIHDGPVQHMYAALSQLDLLRRALEGSGPLGGEVQDRLGRIRSLLEGGLNEVRSFIGAFRPPEFEARELVTLLEGLALQHESMTDTRIDLEVRGSIPRIALPVKIGLYRVLQEGLSNAYRHGGADRVQVRLRRVRRGGEPHLRMSIADNGHGFDSRAPVPEKHFGLQGMRDRVEMIGGTFRIRSAPGRGATVAVEVPLEPPAP
- a CDS encoding RES family NAD+ phosphorylase, which gives rise to MSAPASPLWRVFPWDPAAAPGEPFSAAFIPRAQGSGRFDLPSTPVLYLAESPGHAVAEKIQRFRGQELEPWDLAEFGRTLALVAVDLAPDLAARVADLCDPAVLLEHGIRPDQVAARSRETTRGVADALHARGRAGIRWWSSMGGEWHAVTLFPDRVAEGALRWGEPEPLSLVHPAVRDAADALMIRRRG